One Thiocapsa bogorovii DNA segment encodes these proteins:
- a CDS encoding cryptochrome/photolyase family protein: MPSTVILWLRRDLRLDDNPALQAALHGCDTLLPVYVHDPDSDAPWAPGAASRWWLHGSLTSMDRALRTLGSRLLIARGESLAELRRIVAATGATRIHWNRLYDPTSRKRDGQIKQALRTDGLRVESHNASLLFEPWEIATGNGEPYRVFTAFWRRCAARLSEVPPLRAPAALPPPPDSLDALPLERLGLLPTIPWDAGMREAWTPGETAALEQARAFVHDRIQGYANERDLPAQAGTSALSPHLHFGEIGPRRILAMVREQWGDPSADPVEPFVREIGWREFAHHLIYHYPHTTDEPLDRRFAALPWREDDADRMLRAWQRGATGIPLVDAGMRQLWHTGWMHNRVRMVVASFLTKNLRLPWQAGARWFWDTLVDADLAANSLGWQWSAGCGADAAPYFRIFNPVLQGERFDKTGTYVRRWCPELARLPDKYIHQPWTAPSALLDHAGIRIGRDYPAPIVDLKASREAALAAYEVVKSAGR; the protein is encoded by the coding sequence ATGCCGAGCACCGTTATCCTCTGGCTTCGTCGCGACCTGCGTCTCGACGACAACCCCGCGCTCCAAGCGGCCTTGCACGGCTGCGACACACTCCTCCCCGTCTATGTCCACGACCCGGACTCGGATGCGCCTTGGGCGCCTGGCGCAGCGAGCCGGTGGTGGCTGCACGGCAGCCTGACGAGCATGGATCGGGCTCTACGCACCCTCGGCAGCCGGCTACTGATCGCACGCGGGGAAAGCCTGGCCGAGCTGCGCCGTATCGTCGCCGCGACCGGCGCCACACGCATCCACTGGAACCGCCTTTATGATCCGACGTCGCGCAAACGCGACGGCCAGATCAAGCAAGCGTTGCGGACCGATGGCCTTCGGGTGGAGAGCCACAACGCATCCCTTCTGTTCGAGCCCTGGGAGATCGCCACCGGCAACGGCGAGCCCTACCGGGTCTTCACCGCCTTCTGGCGTCGGTGCGCCGCTCGGCTTTCCGAGGTGCCCCCCTTGCGCGCTCCGGCGGCCTTGCCGCCGCCTCCCGACAGTCTCGACGCGCTGCCCCTCGAACGCCTGGGCCTGCTGCCGACGATCCCGTGGGACGCGGGAATGCGCGAGGCCTGGACGCCCGGCGAGACCGCCGCGCTCGAGCAAGCCCGCGCCTTCGTGCACGACCGCATCCAGGGCTACGCAAACGAGCGCGACCTGCCAGCCCAAGCCGGGACATCCGCGCTGTCGCCGCACCTGCACTTCGGCGAGATCGGTCCACGTCGGATCCTCGCCATGGTCAGGGAGCAGTGGGGCGACCCGAGCGCCGATCCGGTTGAACCCTTCGTGCGCGAGATCGGCTGGCGCGAATTCGCTCACCATCTGATTTATCACTACCCGCACACCACCGACGAGCCGCTGGATCGGCGCTTCGCCGCTCTGCCCTGGCGTGAAGACGATGCCGATCGGATGCTCCGGGCCTGGCAGCGCGGAGCGACCGGTATCCCTTTGGTCGATGCCGGTATGCGCCAGCTTTGGCACACCGGCTGGATGCACAATCGGGTGCGCATGGTCGTCGCCTCCTTCCTGACCAAGAACCTGCGCCTGCCCTGGCAGGCCGGTGCACGCTGGTTCTGGGACACCCTGGTCGATGCGGATCTCGCCGCCAACAGCCTCGGCTGGCAATGGAGCGCCGGCTGCGGAGCCGACGCGGCGCCGTATTTCCGCATCTTCAATCCGGTCCTGCAGGGGGAGCGTTTCGACAAGACGGGGACCTACGTCCGGCGCTGGTGCCCGGAGCTGGCACGCCTGCCGGACAAGTACATCCATCAACCCTGGACCGCCCCGAGCGCCCTGCTCGATCACGCCGGCATTCGGATCGGGCGCGACTACCCGGCCCCGATTGTGGATCTCAAGGCATCGCGCGAGGCGGCTCTGGCGGCCTACGAGGTCGTCAAGTCGGCGGGGCGCTGA
- a CDS encoding TatD family hydrolase, producing the protein MIDTHCHLDVAEFDADRVGVLDRARVAGVAAIVVPAIHAAGWDGLLALCASADDLYPALGLHPVYLDRHRDSDLRELEQAITEHRPLAVGEIGLDYYLPELDRAGQQALFEAQLSIAKSADLPVLLHVRKSHEDVLTILKRVGVKGGIAHAFNGSIQQAQQYLDLGFRLGFGGMLTFTRSSRLRRLAAELPGEAIVLETDAPDMTVAAHRGERNSPEYLPDILRALSEVRGESPDVLAALTTANARAVLPGLDLIDPSGSRRLSAPPT; encoded by the coding sequence ATGATCGATACACACTGTCATTTGGATGTTGCCGAGTTCGATGCCGATCGGGTCGGGGTGTTGGATCGGGCGCGGGTGGCGGGCGTGGCCGCGATCGTGGTTCCGGCGATCCATGCGGCGGGCTGGGACGGTCTGCTCGCGCTCTGCGCCTCGGCTGACGATCTCTATCCGGCGTTGGGTCTGCACCCGGTTTATCTCGACCGACACCGTGACTCCGATCTCCGAGAGCTGGAGCAAGCGATCACCGAGCATCGCCCGCTCGCGGTCGGCGAGATCGGTCTGGATTACTACCTCCCGGAGTTGGATCGAGCGGGTCAGCAGGCCCTGTTCGAAGCGCAGTTGTCCATCGCCAAGTCGGCGGATCTGCCGGTTCTTCTGCATGTACGCAAGTCGCATGAGGACGTCTTGACGATCCTGAAGCGGGTCGGCGTGAAGGGCGGTATCGCGCATGCCTTCAACGGAAGCATCCAGCAGGCGCAGCAGTATCTGGATCTGGGGTTCCGGCTCGGTTTCGGGGGGATGTTGACCTTCACCCGCTCCTCGCGTCTGCGCCGTCTGGCCGCCGAGTTGCCGGGCGAGGCGATCGTGCTCGAGACGGACGCGCCGGACATGACGGTGGCCGCACACCGTGGAGAGCGCAATAGTCCTGAGTACTTACCCGATATTCTGCGGGCATTATCAGAGGTTAGGGGTGAGTCGCCCGATGTCTTGGCGGCCCTCACGACGGCCAACGCGCGAGCGGTCTTGCCGGGTCTCGACCTGATCGATCCGTCCGGTTCGCGCCGGCTCAGCGCCCCGCCGACTTGA
- a CDS encoding NYN domain-containing protein: MSDIANLKLAVLIDADNAQASIVEGLLAEVAKYGTAHVKRIYGDWTLPNLGSWKETLLRHSIQPMQQFRYTKGKNATDGAMMIDAMDLLYSRNFDGFCIVSSDSDFTRLASRLRESGMTVYGFGEQKTPEPFVAACDKFVFTEVLREGAAGDSTTRKSGKDLQRDIKLVNLLRAALDGAADDTGWAGLGAVGSAIAKRSPEFDSRNYGYAKLSGLLKAIQLFEIEERQVGRGPHKALFVRDQRSPA; encoded by the coding sequence ATGTCCGACATCGCCAACCTTAAACTCGCCGTGCTCATCGATGCCGACAATGCCCAGGCGAGCATCGTCGAGGGGCTTCTCGCCGAGGTCGCGAAATACGGCACGGCCCACGTCAAGCGCATTTACGGGGACTGGACCCTGCCCAATCTGGGTTCATGGAAGGAGACGCTGTTGCGTCATTCGATCCAGCCGATGCAGCAGTTTCGCTATACCAAGGGCAAGAACGCGACGGACGGGGCCATGATGATCGATGCCATGGATCTGCTCTATTCGCGCAATTTCGACGGGTTCTGCATCGTCTCGAGCGACAGCGACTTCACGCGCCTGGCATCGCGGTTGCGCGAATCCGGCATGACCGTCTATGGGTTCGGCGAGCAGAAGACACCCGAGCCGTTCGTCGCGGCGTGCGACAAGTTCGTCTTCACCGAGGTGCTGCGCGAGGGCGCTGCCGGCGACTCGACAACGCGCAAGAGCGGCAAGGACCTGCAGCGCGATATCAAGCTGGTGAATCTGCTGCGGGCCGCCTTGGACGGCGCGGCGGACGACACCGGTTGGGCCGGGCTCGGCGCCGTCGGCTCGGCGATCGCCAAGCGCAGCCCGGAGTTCGACTCGCGCAACTACGGCTATGCCAAGCTCAGCGGGCTGCTCAAGGCGATCCAGCTCTTCGAGATCGAGGAGCGCCAGGTCGGGCGCGGCCCGCACAAGGCGTTGTTCGTGCGCGATCAGCGCTCGCCGGCTTAA
- a CDS encoding DUF2058 domain-containing protein has translation MGNSLQDQLLKAGLVDEQKLKQARSTKHKKTKRHAGPRSTAVDNEARQAAERARREKLERDRELNLRRQEEAALRAAENEIRQLIHTHRVVRDRGDLAFNFTDGTTLKRIYVDKEQHSKLVSGILAVVRQDAFYEVVPAEIALRVAARDASLVLVHNKAAEEKDADDPYADYQVPDDLIW, from the coding sequence GTGGGCAACTCGTTGCAGGACCAATTGCTCAAGGCCGGCTTGGTCGACGAGCAGAAGCTCAAGCAGGCACGTTCCACCAAACACAAGAAGACCAAGCGCCACGCCGGTCCACGGAGCACTGCCGTGGACAACGAGGCGCGTCAGGCCGCGGAGCGTGCCCGTCGCGAGAAGCTCGAGCGAGACCGCGAGCTCAATCTGCGCCGTCAGGAGGAGGCGGCGTTGCGTGCCGCCGAAAACGAGATTCGCCAACTTATTCACACCCACCGCGTGGTACGCGATCGCGGCGATCTGGCCTTCAACTTTACCGACGGTACCACGCTCAAGCGCATCTATGTCGACAAGGAGCAGCACTCTAAGCTGGTCTCGGGAATCCTGGCCGTGGTCCGTCAGGATGCCTTCTACGAGGTCGTTCCCGCCGAGATTGCCCTCCGGGTGGCTGCGCGCGATGCGAGCCTGGTTCTGGTCCACAACAAGGCCGCGGAGGAGAAGGACGCGGACGATCCGTACGCCGACTATCAGGTCCCGGACGACCTGATCTGGTGA
- a CDS encoding OmpH family outer membrane protein encodes MSRVSLVVALALSIIVPAHALAADVLGYVDMQKVLEESKLGKRLQDELREQFEPRGQEMAAEEQEIRKVQQSLERDAPLMSAEQVSKQEADVQKRIEAFQEKANAIQQEIMKVQQTKSREIIGPARESITAVASKKKIGMVVEPGMTGLLYIDKTLDLTPEVIKHLDEKTK; translated from the coding sequence ATGTCCCGTGTCTCACTCGTTGTCGCGCTTGCCCTGTCCATCATCGTGCCGGCCCACGCCTTGGCCGCCGACGTGCTGGGCTACGTCGACATGCAGAAAGTCTTGGAGGAAAGCAAGCTGGGCAAACGTCTTCAAGACGAGCTGCGCGAGCAGTTCGAGCCGCGCGGCCAGGAGATGGCCGCCGAGGAGCAGGAGATCCGTAAGGTCCAGCAGTCGCTCGAGCGCGATGCCCCTTTGATGAGCGCCGAGCAGGTCAGCAAGCAGGAAGCCGACGTTCAGAAGCGCATCGAAGCCTTTCAGGAGAAGGCAAACGCAATCCAGCAGGAAATCATGAAGGTTCAGCAGACCAAAAGTCGCGAGATCATCGGCCCGGCACGCGAATCCATCACAGCTGTCGCCAGTAAGAAGAAGATCGGCATGGTCGTCGAGCCGGGAATGACCGGACTGCTCTACATCGACAAAACGCTAGACCTGACCCCCGAGGTCATCAAACACCTGGATGAGAAGACCAAGTAA
- a CDS encoding YdcH family protein, producing the protein MLGESHDLLHEFPDLETKIATLRSNNAEFARLMDDYDALDARVRDLEELGTPVADETIEELKKQRLVLKDTLYGILRS; encoded by the coding sequence ATGCTTGGCGAATCACACGACCTCCTTCACGAGTTCCCCGATCTTGAAACGAAGATCGCGACCCTGCGCTCGAACAACGCCGAGTTCGCGCGGCTCATGGACGACTACGATGCACTCGACGCGCGGGTGCGCGACCTTGAAGAGCTCGGCACGCCCGTCGCCGACGAGACCATCGAGGAGCTCAAGAAGCAACGCTTGGTGCTGAAAGACACGCTCTACGGCATCCTACGGTCCTAA
- a CDS encoding MBL fold metallo-hydrolase: protein MQFRIIPVTPFQQNTTLLWCERTRAAVIVDPGGEAERILDHVAALELRPEYVLLTHGHLDHVGASAEVSRRLGIPIWGPHPDDAFWLNALAEQCEMFGFPPVTAFEPDRWLRAGERIALGEETLEVLHCPGHTPGHLVFFNPKNKLAQVGDVLFKGSIGRTDFPRGNHRQLLDSIRERLFPLGDDVRFIPGHGPMSTLGEERRTNPFVRE from the coding sequence GTGCAATTTCGTATCATCCCCGTGACCCCCTTTCAGCAGAACACCACCTTGCTGTGGTGCGAGCGCACTCGCGCCGCCGTCATCGTCGATCCCGGCGGCGAGGCCGAGCGCATCCTCGACCACGTCGCAGCGCTTGAGCTGCGACCGGAATACGTGCTGCTCACTCACGGCCACCTCGACCACGTCGGTGCCAGCGCCGAGGTCTCGCGCAGGCTCGGCATCCCGATCTGGGGTCCGCACCCCGACGACGCCTTCTGGCTCAACGCCCTGGCCGAGCAGTGCGAGATGTTCGGGTTTCCGCCCGTCACCGCCTTCGAGCCCGACCGCTGGCTCAGAGCAGGCGAGCGCATCGCCCTCGGCGAGGAGACCCTCGAGGTATTGCATTGCCCGGGCCACACGCCGGGGCATCTGGTCTTCTTCAACCCGAAGAATAAGCTTGCACAGGTCGGCGACGTCCTCTTCAAGGGATCAATCGGACGCACTGACTTTCCGCGCGGAAACCATCGCCAGCTCCTCGACTCCATCCGGGAGCGCCTGTTTCCGCTCGGAGACGATGTGCGCTTCATCCCCGGACACGGCCCGATGTCGACCCTGGGCGAAGAGCGACGCACCAACCCCTTCGTTCGCGAATAA